The following are from one region of the Fusarium keratoplasticum isolate Fu6.1 chromosome 4, whole genome shotgun sequence genome:
- a CDS encoding AB hydrolase-1 domain-containing protein: MNASPELFVTLPAKRRVRICYQTFGDPEDSAVILIAGHAGSMLDWCDELIPLFSPGGSRHFIIRYDHRDTGLSTEFPVPGGYTISDMADDVEGLADHLGLNTKGYHVVGASMGGGIATLVAARRPQQVRSLTLLYTSPGPSEELPVKDVLNLGLQPTIAGFGDGRETHIRNGIILYNGLTTKPPSPEERQQFEDRIARVVDRDMRGGTLYSKNANHGAASFGHWPGIKPLNQIKCPATVIQAANDQIFGVEHGETLAREIEKAEYVLFEDVGHELPWRIWKPLAETFLKTWKRGDDEWAERKE, encoded by the coding sequence ATGAACGCCTCTCCAGAACTCTTCGTCACTCTCCCTGCCAAGCGCAGAGTCCGCATCTGCTACCAAACCTTTGGAGACCCAGAAGACTCGGCCGTCATTCTCATTGCGGGCCATGCAGGGTCCATGCTCGATTGGTGTGATGAACTCATCCCTCTGTTCAGCCCTGGGGGCAGTCGACACTTTATTATCCGTTATGACCATCGCGATACAGGACTATCGACCGAGTTTCCTGTTCCTGGCGGGTACACCATATCTGATATGGCCGACGACGTCGAGGGTCTAGCTGATCACCTCGGACTAAACACGAAGGGATATCACGTCGTCGGGGCCAGTATGGGAGGGGGCATCGCGACCTTGGTTGCCGCACGCAGACCCCAACAAGTCAGGAGCCTAACTTTGCTCTACACGTCCCCCGGCCCGAGCGAGGAACTACCCGTCAAAGACGTACTCAACCTGGGACTCCAGCCAACAATCGCTGGCTTCGGAGACGGGAGGGAGACACACATCAGGAATGGAATCATCCTTTACAACGGCCTCACAACTAAACCACCCTCACCAGAGGAGAGACAACAATTCGAGGATCGGATCGCCCGGGTCGTGGACAGAGACATGCGCGGAGGCACGCTGTACAGCAAGAATGCAAACCACGGTGCTGCATCTTTTGGTCACTGGCCTGGAATCAAGCCGCTCAACCAAATCAAGTGTCCGGCTACTGTGATTCAGGCTGCCAATGATCAGATCTTTGGGGTGGAGCACGGAGAGACTTTGGCGAGAGAGATTGAAAAGGCTGAATATGTCTTGTTTGAGGATGTTGGTCATGAGTTGCCGTGGAGGATCTGGAAGCCCTTAGCGGAGACGTTTTTGAAGACATGGAAGAGAGGTGACGATGAGTGGGCAGAACGCAAGGAATAG